One window of Desulfovibrio aminophilus genomic DNA carries:
- a CDS encoding flavin reductase family protein — translation MHTDLGPILALYPTLTTIVGAHCGGRPNFLAVAHLSPMNHGRPQYLAIGLNQSHHTNAGIVENGQFSICIPSQDLLEKTDYVGLVSGKTTDKSRLFDIFHGRLPAAPLIRECPVCMECRLHQTLVLGTHDIFIGELVATHADPSVLTGGAIDFAKVRPMLFDMPLKKYRALGPVLGDCWSAGKALKRKDKQ, via the coding sequence ATGCACACCGACCTCGGCCCGATTCTCGCCCTATACCCCACGCTGACGACCATCGTGGGGGCGCATTGCGGCGGACGGCCCAACTTCCTGGCGGTGGCCCATCTCAGCCCCATGAACCACGGACGGCCCCAGTACCTGGCCATCGGCCTGAACCAGTCGCACCACACCAATGCGGGCATCGTGGAGAACGGCCAGTTCAGCATCTGCATTCCGAGCCAGGATCTCCTTGAAAAAACGGACTACGTGGGCCTCGTCTCCGGCAAAACCACGGACAAGTCCAGGCTGTTCGACATCTTCCACGGCCGGCTCCCGGCGGCCCCGCTCATCCGGGAGTGCCCGGTGTGCATGGAGTGCCGCCTGCACCAGACCCTGGTTCTCGGCACCCACGACATCTTCATCGGCGAACTGGTGGCCACCCACGCCGACCCCTCGGTGCTCACCGGGGGCGCGATCGACTTCGCCAAGGTCCGCCCCATGCTCTTCGACATGCCTCTCAAGAAATACAGGGCCTTGGGCCCCGTGCTCGGCGACTGCTGGAGCGCGGGAAAGGCCCTCAAAAGAAAGGACAAGCAATGA